The Glycine max cultivar Williams 82 chromosome 17, Glycine_max_v4.0, whole genome shotgun sequence genome contains the following window.
TGGATCTTTCATTGCAAACCAAAGCTCTAGCCACTGCTTTTTACAAGGACTTTGTGCTAAATGCATTTTCCATCACAAGCGGTTCCATTTTGGTTCAGGTGGGACCAGCCAATCTACAACATGGCATGACCGATGCAATTGCGAATGGAATTGAGGTGATGAAGATGAGCAACAACGCAGACAGCTTGGATGGTTTTTTCTCTGTTGATGGCAAATACAAAGGGCCAAGTTCACCAACCAAGGCAATCAAAATCTTTGCATGCGTTGGAATAGCTTTGGCTGTGACAACAATGTTGTTGCTAGCAATGATTTGTATAAGGTGGAAAAAGAGGCCTCAAGATTGGGAAACGCATAACAGGTTCTCATCATGGCTCCTCCCTTTCCATTCAGCTAGAATGGTTTCAAGCAAAAGCAGTTTTCGAAGCTCAAATGCATTCAGTTCCCACAAGAGCAATAAGCATGGCCATGGTGTTTCCCAAAAAGGGCGTGAAAGGTTCTTCCCCTTCAGTGAAATGCTCCAAGCCACCAATAATTTCGATGAGAAGAAAGTGATAGGCATTGGAGGATTCGGGAAAGTGTATCTTGGAACGTTGGAAGATGGGACAAAGGTTGCTATAAAACGAGGAAGTGGTAGCTCAGAACAAGGCATCAATGAGTTCAGAACAGAACTAGAAATGCTCTCAAAGCTTCGCCATCGCCACCTAGTCTCTTTGATGGGTTTCTGTGATGAAAATTCAGAGATGGTTCTTGTGTATGAGTACATGGCTAATGGCCCCTTTCGTTCTCACCTCTATGGCTCCAACCTCcctcttttgtcatgggaaaaGAGGCTTGAAATATGCATTGGTGCTGCTCGTGGCTTGCACTATCTCCACACTGGTGCAGCTCAAAGCATCACACACCGTGATGTGAAGACAACAAACATCCTCTTAGATGAGAACTATGTTGCCAAGGTTTCTGACTTCGGTTTGTCAAAAGCTGTCCCAGAGAAGGCTCAAGTTAGCACAGCTGTGAAGGGTAGTTTGGGGTACCTTGACCCTGAGTATTATAGGACCCAACAACTAACTCAGAAATCTGATATATACTCTTTTGGGGTAGTCCTAATTGAGGTACTTTGTGCTAGGCCAGTTATTTGCCCTACACTTCCAAGAGAGGAGATTAACTTGGCTGATTGGGCAATGGCACAACATAGAAGACGAGTGCTTAATGAAGTAATTGATCCTCGTATTATCAAAAGTATTAGTCCTCAATCCTTAAATGTTTTTGTGCAAATTGCTGAGAGATGTTTATCTGATTCTGGTGTTGATAGGCCTAGTGTGGGGGATGTGTTGTGGCATTTGGAATATGCTTTGCGCCTACAAGATGATGCCACAAGGATTAAAGAACttgatgaaaaaattgaaagtatAGTCACAAATGAatgtaatgataatgataatgtaGCAGGTCACTCGGGTGATCCAGCAAGTGATGTGTCTAATAGCACAGATGCTAATTCTGCTTTGTTTTCTCAGATAGCCAACTTTCAAGGAAGGTAAAGTTAGATTAGATAGAAATTAATTACAAACAGGTTCAAAGGCAAAGTGACTAAAGGAGTTGGATTAGTTGCGCCACTCTTCCTTGCGGCTAATATTCAGTTCTGAAGTTTATGATATGGATCAACCTCTAGGCATGGTCATGATGCAATATGCAAACCAAAATTGGATtagctttgatttttatgtataaaaaaaaaacctactcTGCTGTTTTCTCCCTATTTTCATAATTGATCATAGTTTGGGAAAAATCAATAGGGTAAGAAAAATTGTATCTCAAGCGTGTTTTgagtatttataggaaaaagttAGCAGGGATATACGAAGTATTTTACCTTATCTGGTGTCTCCAAATTCGAGTTTGTACTTCTTGTTTCTAACATAATAAGTATTTCATTCTTCCACTTGAGTTAATGGATccacttttaaaataatgtagtTTCGTCATCTTTTGCataaactttttcataaatatttataggaagaaaaattaatatgagagaatttttataaattaatttaatcataagttaaaactttaaattataaaaaaagtttattatgtttttgttatttttttattctataagtGCTTATAGTAAAGTTTATCTAAATACAACCTTACTGAAAATATCGCAATAGAAGAATAAggattaaaagtttaaaatcaatggattttttatataaaatatttggatTAAACTTCTAAGTATAATGAAGCTCTAACTTTCCCTCTAGGTTTGATGCTAACCCTTTTTGTATAGATTCAAACTAAACGATTCCTTAGTGCctcatatcattatttttagCGGACAGCAATTTTAGGTCTGAAAGAAATGTTAAACTATGCATAATTtgtattcaaaaaatatatttttttcaaaaaaaaattcttcttaaaattttgaaagaaagagaacattaaaattttctaaagcCCAGACCCATAAGTCCATAGGAGAGCCTAGCATGGTTATGGTCCAAATCTAATACAAGGCCATCAAATTAATCCATCTAGAGCAGGCCGTTAAATGAATCCGTTAAATTTTCTGACAAGGCATTCCTACATGGGAAGTGAAGTCCGCGCggcaaaaacaaatttttaatgtgtataatatgaagaacaaaaagaagaggaagaagacggCCTCACTAAGACTAGCATTCAGAATTAGAAAATTAGGGATTGAATTAGAAATATTagagataaaattatattttaataaaatattaaattaaaaattaaaatgcaaaaaatataaaaattgttataagATCCTTAGGTTtaagttgcaaaaaaaaaattaatttgattgattttaaaattacaccAAAATATCATTctaattttaaatgtaaaagataGGGAAAATATGTATGAATGGTGAGATTTCTTAACTatctaatctttatttttttttctcaaccaGATAGGGTAAATGTAACACTTCGACGAATCACATCAGATAAGACAGGAAAGAATATAGATGCGTAAGTATTGAACGATACAGTTGATAAtaacttaaagaaattaattgatgTTATCTATATCTACAAGATACATCAGTTCTTTTAATAGCCCATCACTTAGGAACTTAATAGTTAAACATGTTTAGTTTGAAATAACTATGCAATGAATAACCTTTTGTTGAATAAGGTGTCATGTGTTAAATGTcattgtgaaaataaaaaaatatgaattagatatgaatcattttataactgaaaacaaaaaaaaaaatctataagaaccaaaattacaaatggTTGacttttaataactaaaaatatatttaaaataatgtaatgaatatattttatttaataatactttttaacGGACTATTAACATTAAATGCTAtattcattaaattattaaatataattcataaaaaagtGATAGGAATTAAGAGAtcgattattttaatatttaattatataatttaagtttattttattttataaaattttaaattacgtttgatgaaataattattttaaaaattcaataaatgctttaataaaaaattattatatatatgtatatgataatttttatttaatgttaaattttactACACATATtcatatacttaaaaaatattgcatttattaaactttgaaactattatatttaataaactttATTGACCTACTatgtttattaatataatatatagtcaAACGATGAAAATTAAGAGATCAATTATTATAGGTAGGTAAAAaaccatatatatttattaaatttaatatacatatatatatatatatatatatatattatgttttaaattatattttttgaatttaagtatatactcttttaaaaaaaatgattatatactATAATTATAAATGTTGTATTCattaaatagaatatatatatatatatatatatatatatatatatatatatatatatatatatttggtaacatttttctattatacttacacttattttttttattttttagttgtagTATGCTAGcaagttataattaaaaaatattttgaagtaCACTGACAGTATAATTTGCCAACACCCTATTTGAAATAACATAAGTaggtaaaaatattaaatgaataaatataatatgataattaattaattatatacattgcataaaataataataataataattaataaaaatataaaactcgaattaaatataaattctacGTTGACATTTGTGCTCAGGTGAGCAATAGCTTACCAGCAGTTTTCAATGacctattaattaaaaatttggcaAGAATTGAATGTAACACTTTTTTAGTTACCAGTCGAGATAATCATGGTACATTCCAGTGCCGTTACGCAGTTGTATTGTTAATCCCTTAatcttacatttttatttttattttaattgtttaccACATACTAATACGACTGAAATGTATTTCAAAATGTCCCAAACACGAGGAAATATCCCGATGTTAATGTTGAAAGAGTTAATGTTACTTGTTAGAGCATCCCACCATATTCATACCCAAAAAACTGGTTACAGAATTTTCTTCAACAACACGAAATCTAGCTAGAATATACATTTCAAGTATTATTTAGTGTAATTACTAGGTCTAAAATTGAAAAGATGAACATAGAAAAATTGAAGCCAGGAACCAATGTAGAAAAATTGAAGAGATGATCATAGAATATACATaagctttatttttgtttaaacatATAAGAGTAGATtactatattttacattttagagaaagaaaaaaatccttaaaaaaattgcatcaaATGCGAAAAAGTTTACTAATTAAGTCAACATCCACCTTTTTTTGGGGGGGTCAGTATCGTTTAGATTGGTTTTTAGACAAAcatgatatttaaaataaagtgattaaattaattttaactataaataaaagaaaccgacacttttgttttgtgtatatGTAGTCTTGTTTTTATAATACTAAGTCGGAAATCGTTTTTTGTCTTCTACTTTATATCCAATGACCTAAATCGgaaatcctttttctttttcctttacaGAAAAAAGAATTGAAGGAACCGGAGGTCCCCAAGCCAAATGTCTATTACTTTATATTCAATCACCTGATTGCAATTAAATTTCAGTTTGAATGTCAACAAATATATGTTGACATCTCAACAAGGAAAAAAAGTATAACTAAAATACTTAATATTGTTTAATGACATAATATTCCCttcttttaataacaaaatcatTTAAGATATTACCCCATCGAACTTGCACTAAAATTACATGGTCATACGTACAATTAGTTTAGCTCACCAACTAAATCATAAGCATTCTCTATTCACTATTCACCATGTTTTGTCCTTCGTTCATTGGTCACCAATGGCATCAACTATGATAAAGACCTCAACCCACCTCTGCCCCACGTCTATGGTATCCTAATTCCATAGCCTTCATCTCGTATCTAATTTGTGTGGCGTTTTAATTTGACATGAATCATTAGTTTTATGTAATATGCATGTAATTTTGACGATCATCTAGATTTATAGATATATCATGTTGCTAAAGGGTCCCTTTTCTCTAATAATTGTTAATGGAAGTGGAACCATTTGATATAtcttattattgttaattatattattgatattgtttttgttattattattaatattagtatAGCTTACAAGCTACGTATTACTCACTTATTATACAATGTGAAAAGTGTCAAAAGTCCAAAAGTGGGGTCGTGGTCCTACCTTAAGCAGCATGCATCTCAAGTTACTAGTGGTTTATAACAATTTTCATTGTATATTCCGGCAACTTGGATTAAATTCTATGCTCCTTCTTCATCAAgtataaaatttactttatattttCCACTCATGTCATAAATTGctcttgaaatttttaaatggCGCTTTAATTACGAGGTTAATGGGGCCAACATCGAGTGCTTCATAATTCACTTTGTCATCATTTCTATTATATTTCTAGGACTTGGAAAAGTGTTTGTGGCCAGAATGATAATATACCAAATAATGTGCATTTTAAGCAATCTAGAAAGAGAAGAAGCTCCCCTCATcatcaagacaaaaaaaacaaaagacctGCCATTCCAAATTCCACATTGGTCTATTGATAAATGCTAATAAATTAAATCGTGACACCAAGGAAAAGGTGCTATGCTTATTCCCTCTTAAACCAGCTAATCTGGTGAGATTCGTAGAACACAAAGCAAAATCTACAATGTGTCCAAAGCCTCTGGTGAAAACAAAGTCCAAACACTTCCACCTTATACCAGTCGTTGGTTTGGTCTTGTTGGCCTATCTATTCATTCAAAACACCAACCCTTAAAACTCTCTAACCTACCCTTTCCAAAAGAAAGAGCAAACTCATTTAAGAAAAACTAGAACAGAAAAAGAAACACCAACACCTGACTCTTGTACACTTTTGATGAGTATTATTATAGAGTCCATATTGGTGAGAACTGAGAAGCCACACAACTCATCATCCCACATTCCCTCTCCCTCTTGTGGCAAGCTTCTAAAAGACCAATTCCAATGGAAGTTTCATGCAAGATTCTCAGAAGATCAACTCACAGTTTTCTGCAAAACTATCATTACTTCACCTCAACAGCAGCTTTCTTAGCTTTTCCTTTCTCAGCTTCAATACTCCTCTCTCAAGCATTAGTCCCTTCTCCTTCATCCCTCTTGCCTCAAATCTATAGCCGACTAAGGACTCTCTTTGATGCTGCAGGCTTCCCTTCTTCACAATTGTTTACCATTCTCAACCTCAAAGTTTCTCAAACAATCACTTCTTCAATCCTCACCCTTCCTTTCACACTCACCTTTCTCCTCATTGCAAAAGCATCCATAATTCAGGCTCTCAATCACCACAAACCAACTTTTCCACCATCCTTCAAATCAATACTATCCCTTTACAAGCCTCTCCTCCACACCTATTTTTGCAACTGTTTCTTGATTCTCTCAGCAAATGCAAGTGCTTTTGGTCTCATGTTTTCGGCCTTCAGCTTCATTGAAAGACTTGGCTACTCTTCCTCCCCTAGTGGCCTCATCCTCTTCATGTCAGTAACTGGGGCAATTCTCTTTTCTGTGATTCTTGCCAATGCTATTGTCATATGCAACATGGCACTGGCTCTATCTGGCATGGAGGGACATGGTGGATACTTGGCAATTCTGAAAGCATGTCTTCTCCTAAGGGGAAGGACTTCAATGGCTTTGTTCCTGGCACTTCCTGTCAATGTGGCCTTGGCTGCCATTGAGGCCTTGTTCCAATTCAGGGTTGTGAGGCCCTATCATATTGCTGGAATAACAAGGCCTTGTGTGGCTTTGGAGGGGATTTTCATTGCTTACCTCTACTCAATTTTCATCATCCTTGACACGGTTGTGAGCTGCATGTTCTACAAAAGCCTTAAGACAGGACCACTGATCGGTCATGAGGACAAACATTTGTTCAGGATTGAATTCCCAGATGAAGACAAGTACGGTTACATGGGCACCAAGGAACTTCCTTGAGTAACATTGAGGTGGAAAAGTTATTAATTTGGTCAAGGCTTTTCTCATATTTCATGAAGGAGAAGGAGCTGCCTGTTATTTTATACGAGTATAGAAGGAATTTACAAAATTCATTCATGTTGCTTGAAGGAAATCGAGCAACTTTGAAGACATAAAAGGTTTTCAAATGAGCAACCTCAGCTCAGCTATGTGCAAAGCCAAAGAAGCTAGAGATTAGTACACCATTTGATATAAATGCAATTCTGTTATATTCTTAGACTccatcttttgtttttgtctatTTTGCTTTGTAGATTAGCAA
Protein-coding sequences here:
- the LOC100814982 gene encoding probable receptor-like protein kinase At5g61350 is translated as MEVENKVIIVKLSNFVSSLSLILHLFLFTLAKCDSSFSPNVNYLIDCGSSHPTQLKDGRIFKSDRETTSLLSTTEDLHISLNSNLSPSIPSLSLPLYQTARVFQEESTYSFYISKSGRLWIRLYFFPLPDPSFNLTSAVFSVQTNHHVLLHEFSAWNNDTPVFKEYLVNVSDSIFSLEFKPKKNSFAFINAIEVVSAPDTLISDSATALSPLGEFKGLLNSALEVSYRINVGGPVITPDNDTLSRTWETDGSYNIFPQGSVNVSVSNKSIKYPRTGILTPLIAPNSVYASAVHMKDARVMEPNFNLSWVVNVESGYSYLIRIHFCDIVSKSLNRLYFNVYINGIEGVSSLDLSLQTKALATAFYKDFVLNAFSITSGSILVQVGPANLQHGMTDAIANGIEVMKMSNNADSLDGFFSVDGKYKGPSSPTKAIKIFACVGIALAVTTMLLLAMICIRWKKRPQDWETHNRFSSWLLPFHSARMVSSKSSFRSSNAFSSHKSNKHGHGVSQKGRERFFPFSEMLQATNNFDEKKVIGIGGFGKVYLGTLEDGTKVAIKRGSGSSEQGINEFRTELEMLSKLRHRHLVSLMGFCDENSEMVLVYEYMANGPFRSHLYGSNLPLLSWEKRLEICIGAARGLHYLHTGAAQSITHRDVKTTNILLDENYVAKVSDFGLSKAVPEKAQVSTAVKGSLGYLDPEYYRTQQLTQKSDIYSFGVVLIEVLCARPVICPTLPREEINLADWAMAQHRRRVLNEVIDPRIIKSISPQSLNVFVQIAERCLSDSGVDRPSVGDVLWHLEYALRLQDDATRIKELDEKIESIVTNECNDNDNVAGHSGDPASDVSNSTDANSALFSQIANFQGR
- the LOC100819933 gene encoding uncharacterized protein produces the protein MEVSCKILRRSTHSFLQNYHYFTSTAAFLAFPFSASILLSQALVPSPSSLLPQIYSRLRTLFDAAGFPSSQLFTILNLKVSQTITSSILTLPFTLTFLLIAKASIIQALNHHKPTFPPSFKSILSLYKPLLHTYFCNCFLILSANASAFGLMFSAFSFIERLGYSSSPSGLILFMSVTGAILFSVILANAIVICNMALALSGMEGHGGYLAILKACLLLRGRTSMALFLALPVNVALAAIEALFQFRVVRPYHIAGITRPCVALEGIFIAYLYSIFIILDTVVSCMFYKSLKTGPLIGHEDKHLFRIEFPDEDKYGYMGTKELP